The following are encoded in a window of Roseimaritima ulvae genomic DNA:
- a CDS encoding metallophosphoesterase yields MKLFGLLLLAIVSVAASATEPDGRFAQAQNRTFKAFDLQQEQTWQRPFFFMQLADPQYGMFSGNKGFEKEAALTQQAVEHINRLRPWFVIVCGDLTNATPKQARYRDQVAQYHQDFSQIDADIPLVCVCGNHDVGNRPTSESIAHYQENFGDDYFSFWVGGVFNIVLNSSVLKDPTDAADVLAAQQTWLEQQLQTARNADAKHILLFQHHPLFLSQPDEPDQYFNIPLQRRTPLIEQLQRAGVRAVFAGHYHRNAYGTAGEMEMVTTGPVGKPLGKDPSGFRIVKVYESNLQHQYWALEDVPETVELTAPAKQPAPKP; encoded by the coding sequence ATGAAACTTTTTGGCCTTCTATTGTTAGCGATTGTTTCCGTAGCCGCGTCGGCCACCGAGCCCGACGGGCGTTTTGCGCAGGCACAGAATCGAACCTTCAAGGCCTTTGACCTGCAGCAGGAACAGACCTGGCAGCGGCCGTTCTTTTTTATGCAGCTGGCCGACCCCCAGTACGGAATGTTCAGCGGCAACAAAGGCTTTGAAAAAGAAGCAGCTTTGACACAGCAAGCGGTTGAGCACATTAATCGGCTGCGGCCGTGGTTTGTTATCGTTTGTGGTGACCTGACAAACGCCACACCCAAGCAGGCACGCTATCGCGACCAGGTAGCGCAGTACCACCAAGATTTTTCTCAGATCGATGCGGACATTCCATTGGTCTGTGTGTGCGGCAACCACGACGTTGGCAATCGGCCCACGTCTGAGTCCATCGCCCACTATCAAGAAAATTTTGGCGACGACTACTTTTCGTTCTGGGTCGGCGGCGTGTTTAACATCGTGCTGAATTCCAGCGTGTTAAAAGATCCCACCGACGCCGCCGACGTGCTTGCAGCCCAGCAAACTTGGCTTGAACAACAATTGCAAACCGCTCGCAACGCAGACGCTAAACATATTCTGCTGTTCCAGCATCACCCTTTGTTTCTGTCGCAGCCTGATGAGCCGGATCAGTATTTCAATATTCCTCTGCAGCGCCGCACGCCGCTGATCGAGCAGCTTCAGCGAGCCGGCGTGCGAGCGGTGTTCGCCGGCCACTACCATCGCAACGCCTACGGCACCGCCGGCGAGATGGAAATGGTCACCACCGGCCCGGTCGGCAAACCACTGGGAAAAGATCCCTCGGGGTTCCGGATCGTCAAAGTTTACGAATCCAATCTCCAGCATCAGTACTGGGCTCTGGAGGACGTACCGGAAACCGTCGAGTTAACCGCGCCGGCCAAGCAACCCGCACCAAAACCGTAG
- a CDS encoding exo-alpha-sialidase, whose translation MTPATRFVARYLVSLCLLLASATSLWAQQSDWKLQPLRYNHPGLSVDLGVGLWAWPMPIDYDGDGDLDLLVSCPDKPSNGVYFFENPTQDASVKMPVFLPGVRVGKTSHNMQISYVDGQPHILQTSTEFPRDPDSGKFDFGKGKRIYPKSNIHKNHVRGNMWRYVDYDGDGDHDLVVGTGDWTDYVWDNAYDNHGRWQNGRLHGNVYWIANEGSDAEPKYADTPQKIQAAGAPIDVYGWPSPNFADFDGDGDLDLLCGEFLDGFTYFENVGSRTEPHYGAGQKLLDDQGRPLVMDLQMITPTAFDWDGDGDLDLIVGDEDGRVALVENTGTFRGSQPVFVAPQYFQQQADTLKFGALATPYAYDWDGDGDEDILCGNTAGYIGWFENLGAGENGLPKWSGPALLETQVGSDSATTRPFRVLAGSNGSIQGPCEAKWGYTTLSVADWDGDDDPDVIYNSILSRVGVLQNNNGVLVDTALDTGLTEAPPKWYWWQTLSSDALTQWRTTPLAVDFDADGKLDLVMLDQEGYLTLRSNGRQAQRIFVDENNRPLQLNTRSCGSSGRVKLEVVDWDGDSRLDLLVNSENATWYRNCEDRDGKVVMKKIGNLAKRNVAGHTSSPAACDFNNDGKPDLIVGAENGRLYFIDHDDCIEYSGEQLVAAAPKPVPEAKFPGFVSDEFIYTKASFPQCHASTICETNRGLVAAWFGGSREGKPDVGIWTSYHDGSRWSSPKQVADGVQHDGLRYPCWNPVLYQTPGNGPTLLFFKVGPSPSTWWGEMMVSYDGGRSFRQRRRLPEGIDGPVRCKPILLDDGKTLLSGSSTEYDGWTIHFESTELVDGQPSGTWKRVGPINTGEEYNAIQPTFLQHADGKLQVLCRTKESVIVSSFSSDQGQTWSKLEAIGLPNPNSGIEVVTLADGRHLMIYNHLGSGKTGWGRRGMLNLAISEDGLKWHKVGILEQETKGEFSYPAIIQTDDGLVHMTYTWKRQRVKHAVVDPAEIETGEVLSMENWTP comes from the coding sequence ATGACGCCAGCGACCAGGTTCGTTGCTCGATACCTCGTATCCCTCTGTTTACTGCTTGCCTCCGCCACCAGCCTGTGGGCTCAACAATCCGATTGGAAACTGCAACCGCTGCGATACAACCATCCTGGATTGTCGGTGGATTTGGGCGTCGGTCTGTGGGCTTGGCCGATGCCGATCGACTACGACGGCGACGGGGATTTGGATCTGTTGGTTTCCTGCCCCGACAAACCTTCCAACGGGGTTTACTTCTTCGAAAACCCGACGCAAGATGCGAGCGTCAAAATGCCGGTATTTCTTCCCGGTGTGCGCGTCGGCAAGACCTCTCACAACATGCAGATCAGCTACGTCGACGGGCAACCTCATATCCTGCAAACGAGCACTGAATTCCCTCGCGACCCCGACAGCGGTAAATTTGATTTTGGCAAGGGCAAACGCATCTATCCCAAGAGTAACATCCACAAGAACCACGTCCGCGGCAACATGTGGCGGTACGTGGACTACGACGGCGATGGTGACCATGATCTGGTCGTCGGCACCGGCGACTGGACCGACTACGTGTGGGACAACGCTTATGACAACCATGGACGTTGGCAAAACGGGCGTCTGCACGGCAACGTGTATTGGATCGCCAATGAAGGCAGCGATGCCGAACCCAAGTACGCCGACACACCCCAGAAGATTCAAGCCGCCGGGGCCCCGATCGACGTGTACGGCTGGCCCTCTCCCAACTTTGCCGACTTCGATGGCGACGGAGACCTGGACCTGCTGTGCGGAGAGTTTTTGGATGGTTTCACCTATTTCGAAAACGTGGGCTCGCGTACCGAACCCCACTACGGCGCGGGACAGAAACTGCTGGACGACCAAGGCCGGCCCTTGGTCATGGACCTGCAAATGATCACGCCCACGGCCTTTGATTGGGACGGCGACGGAGACCTGGACTTGATCGTTGGCGATGAAGACGGACGCGTCGCATTGGTGGAAAACACGGGAACCTTCCGCGGCTCGCAACCGGTTTTTGTGGCCCCCCAGTATTTTCAGCAGCAAGCCGACACGCTGAAGTTTGGCGCCTTGGCGACTCCCTATGCTTACGACTGGGACGGCGACGGCGACGAAGATATCCTGTGCGGCAACACAGCCGGCTACATCGGCTGGTTCGAAAATCTCGGCGCCGGCGAAAACGGACTGCCCAAATGGTCCGGGCCGGCACTGCTAGAGACTCAAGTCGGCAGCGACTCAGCGACCACCCGGCCGTTCCGTGTGCTGGCCGGCAGCAACGGTTCGATCCAAGGCCCCTGCGAAGCCAAGTGGGGCTACACCACGCTGTCGGTTGCCGACTGGGACGGGGACGATGATCCCGACGTGATCTACAACTCCATCCTGTCTCGCGTCGGTGTGCTGCAGAACAACAATGGTGTTCTGGTCGACACGGCTTTGGATACGGGCCTGACCGAAGCCCCGCCGAAATGGTACTGGTGGCAAACCCTGTCCAGTGATGCCCTGACGCAGTGGCGAACCACTCCGCTGGCCGTCGACTTCGACGCCGATGGCAAACTGGATCTGGTGATGCTGGACCAAGAAGGTTATTTGACGCTGCGTTCGAACGGACGACAGGCACAGCGAATCTTCGTCGACGAAAACAATCGGCCTTTGCAATTGAATACCAGATCGTGCGGCAGCTCGGGACGGGTTAAATTGGAAGTCGTCGACTGGGATGGCGATTCGCGGCTGGACCTGTTGGTCAACTCGGAGAACGCCACCTGGTATCGCAACTGTGAAGATCGGGATGGCAAAGTCGTGATGAAAAAGATCGGCAATCTGGCCAAACGCAACGTCGCCGGACACACCTCCAGCCCCGCCGCCTGTGACTTTAATAACGATGGCAAACCGGACCTGATCGTAGGTGCGGAAAACGGCCGCCTGTATTTCATCGACCACGACGATTGCATCGAATACAGCGGCGAGCAGCTGGTCGCCGCCGCCCCCAAGCCGGTGCCGGAAGCCAAATTCCCCGGTTTCGTCAGCGACGAATTCATCTATACCAAGGCCAGCTTTCCGCAGTGCCACGCTTCGACGATTTGCGAAACCAATCGCGGCCTGGTCGCCGCCTGGTTCGGTGGCAGCCGCGAAGGCAAACCGGACGTGGGGATCTGGACGAGCTACCACGATGGTTCGCGTTGGTCGTCGCCCAAGCAAGTGGCCGATGGCGTTCAACACGACGGACTGCGATACCCTTGCTGGAATCCAGTGCTGTATCAAACACCCGGTAACGGCCCTACGTTGCTGTTCTTCAAAGTCGGCCCCAGTCCCAGCACGTGGTGGGGCGAAATGATGGTCAGTTACGACGGTGGGCGATCGTTCCGCCAGCGACGTCGCTTGCCCGAAGGCATCGATGGCCCGGTGCGTTGCAAACCGATCCTGCTGGACGACGGCAAGACGCTGCTGTCCGGTTCCTCCACCGAATACGACGGTTGGACCATCCACTTCGAATCCACGGAGCTGGTCGACGGCCAGCCCAGCGGTACCTGGAAGCGGGTTGGGCCGATCAACACGGGCGAAGAGTACAACGCGATTCAACCGACCTTCCTGCAACACGCCGACGGAAAATTACAGGTCCTATGCCGCACCAAAGAAAGCGTCATTGTCAGCAGTTTTTCGTCAGACCAAGGCCAAACCTGGTCCAAGCTGGAAGCCATCGGCTTGCCGAACCCCAACTCGGGAATCGAAGTCGTTACGCTGGCCGACGGTCGTCACCTGATGATCTACAATCACCTGGGCAGCGGAAAAACCGGCTGGGGACGACGCGGGATGCTGAACCTAGCGATTTCCGAAGACGGTCTGAAATGGCACAAAGTGGGGATCCTGGAACAGGAAACCAAGGGTGAGTTCAGCTATCCCGCCATCATCCAAACCGATGACGGCTTGGTCCACATGACCTACACCTGGAAACGCCAACGCGTCAAGCACGCCGTGGTGGACCCGGCCGAGATCGAAACCGGTGAGGTGCTGAGCATGGAGAACTGGACGCCGTAG
- the cls gene encoding cardiolipin synthase, translated as MAEFFNSSFQSWWHWLLPIVVTTMELLGLASAWHAVTRVRTSQAAVAWAVGLVALPALVLPMYWLLGRNKFSGYREAIRQVEGEHKLSVEAVRRELLTPRNVGTHRDGSPVAVLADILDTPLCTDNRFHLLIDGEAFFNDLIQQISSAQKYVYAEFYIIRDDEVGNRFAEALCKQARHGKTVRLLYDEVGCLKLSNAYLRRLREAGVDVHAFNTRQGWANRFQLNFRNHRKLLVVDGRRAIVGGLNIGDEYAGKAKWAPRWRDTALRVEGTAARKLQAVFAADYYWAQRLDIPEAIWSDVEDRDDPALDPADEQTETSTSGSGRGQAAVCATGPSDQRERATMMFAAAAQEARDRCWICTPYLVPDSTCINALSMARARGVDVRLLIPACADQWLVYLAGFYYERVFEQVGIPVYRYPDGFLHQKCVLVDDQLALIGSTNLDNRSLHLNFELMVAANEPRLIAEVTEMLEQDFALSEKMNPGQGRLLPWYIRIGTVLARLFSPVL; from the coding sequence ATGGCTGAGTTCTTCAACAGTTCTTTTCAAAGCTGGTGGCACTGGCTTTTGCCCATCGTGGTGACGACCATGGAACTGCTCGGGCTGGCTTCCGCTTGGCATGCCGTGACCCGGGTGCGGACCAGTCAAGCCGCCGTGGCTTGGGCGGTCGGTTTGGTCGCCTTGCCAGCTTTGGTGCTGCCGATGTACTGGCTGCTGGGACGCAATAAGTTCAGCGGTTATCGCGAAGCGATTCGCCAAGTCGAAGGTGAGCACAAACTTTCGGTTGAGGCGGTTCGACGCGAACTGCTGACGCCCCGAAACGTCGGCACGCATCGAGACGGTTCGCCGGTGGCGGTTCTGGCCGATATCCTCGATACCCCGCTGTGTACCGACAACCGCTTTCATTTGCTGATCGATGGGGAAGCATTCTTTAATGACCTGATCCAGCAGATTTCCTCCGCACAAAAATATGTCTATGCGGAGTTCTACATCATCCGCGATGACGAGGTTGGCAACCGTTTCGCCGAAGCGTTATGTAAACAGGCACGGCACGGCAAGACGGTGCGGCTACTGTACGACGAAGTGGGCTGCTTGAAACTTTCCAATGCCTACCTGCGGCGACTTCGTGAGGCCGGCGTGGACGTACACGCTTTTAATACGCGGCAAGGTTGGGCCAATCGTTTTCAATTGAACTTTCGCAATCACCGCAAACTATTGGTCGTCGATGGTCGGCGGGCGATCGTGGGCGGTCTGAACATCGGCGATGAGTATGCGGGCAAGGCCAAGTGGGCGCCGCGTTGGCGCGACACCGCACTACGCGTTGAGGGCACGGCGGCCAGAAAGCTGCAAGCTGTGTTTGCGGCGGATTACTATTGGGCGCAGCGGTTGGATATTCCCGAAGCTATCTGGAGTGATGTCGAGGACCGCGACGACCCGGCTTTGGATCCGGCGGACGAGCAAACCGAGACGTCGACAAGCGGTTCAGGACGCGGCCAGGCGGCGGTCTGCGCGACCGGACCATCGGATCAAAGAGAACGAGCAACTATGATGTTCGCGGCCGCCGCGCAAGAGGCTCGCGACCGTTGCTGGATCTGTACGCCCTACCTGGTCCCGGACTCGACCTGTATCAATGCCTTGTCGATGGCCAGGGCACGCGGCGTCGATGTGCGTCTGCTGATTCCCGCCTGCGCGGACCAGTGGCTGGTCTACCTGGCAGGGTTTTATTACGAACGGGTTTTTGAACAGGTGGGAATCCCGGTCTATCGATACCCCGATGGATTCCTCCACCAAAAGTGTGTCTTGGTGGACGATCAGTTGGCGCTAATCGGCTCGACCAATCTGGACAATCGTTCCTTGCACTTGAACTTCGAATTAATGGTGGCCGCCAATGAGCCGCGTTTGATCGCCGAGGTAACCGAAATGTTGGAACAAGATTTCGCACTTTCGGAGAAAATGAATCCCGGCCAGGGACGGCTATTGCCCTGGTACATCCGCATCGGCACGGTCCTGGCTCGGCTGTTTAGCCCCGTCCTGTAG
- a CDS encoding sugar phosphate isomerase/epimerase family protein → MLTPSISRRQFCAIGAAAAAAGSLQPSTVSAEDASSFQLKYLLGSCMYGYQYVGEIFPEVRKTGATAIDIWPKVHGNQREQLADLGEQKFAAMMAEHDITLGCITQYKLGPFGLQDEMRVANRLGCQTMVTGGKGPVGLKGQELKSAVAAFIEKMKPHLAVAEQMGVTIAIENHANNLIDSADSLKWLAELSPSKHLGIALAPYHLPQDEQLLSDLINTLGDSIAVFYAWQHGMGCHKKLPKQQELLQMPGRGDLNFGPLVSALKQINYKGWTEIFMHPVPRGVPILETAAEVTAEINRSRRYLDAML, encoded by the coding sequence ATGCTCACTCCATCGATTTCTCGTCGTCAGTTCTGCGCCATCGGCGCCGCGGCCGCCGCTGCTGGCAGCTTGCAACCCAGCACCGTCAGTGCGGAAGACGCCTCATCCTTTCAGCTCAAATACCTGCTGGGCTCGTGCATGTACGGCTATCAGTACGTCGGCGAAATTTTTCCGGAGGTTCGCAAGACGGGGGCGACGGCGATCGATATCTGGCCCAAAGTCCACGGCAATCAACGCGAGCAGTTGGCGGATTTGGGTGAGCAAAAGTTTGCCGCGATGATGGCAGAGCATGACATCACGCTGGGTTGCATCACGCAGTACAAGCTGGGCCCGTTCGGGTTGCAGGACGAGATGCGTGTGGCGAATCGGCTGGGCTGCCAGACGATGGTCACCGGTGGCAAGGGGCCGGTGGGACTGAAGGGACAGGAATTGAAGTCAGCGGTTGCGGCGTTTATTGAAAAGATGAAACCGCATCTCGCGGTCGCCGAACAGATGGGCGTGACGATCGCCATCGAGAACCACGCCAACAACTTGATCGATTCGGCGGATTCGTTGAAATGGCTAGCGGAATTGAGCCCGTCAAAACATTTGGGCATCGCCTTGGCGCCGTATCATCTGCCACAGGACGAGCAATTGCTGAGTGACTTGATTAACACGCTGGGCGATTCGATTGCCGTCTTCTACGCTTGGCAACATGGCATGGGCTGTCACAAGAAATTGCCCAAGCAACAAGAACTGTTGCAGATGCCCGGCCGCGGCGACCTGAACTTCGGACCACTAGTGTCCGCGCTCAAACAGATCAACTACAAGGGTTGGACGGAAATCTTCATGCATCCCGTTCCTCGTGGCGTTCCCATTCTGGAGACGGCTGCTGAAGTCACCGCCGAAATCAACCGCAGTCGCCGCTATTTGGATGCCATGTTATGA